atgtaggcgtgtatttgcctacctagacctttcgttaagcaagcaacttctcatatagtaattcaactatattactctctttattacaaaaacctcttttatatacgcttatttcccctatattcatatattcttgcttctatatgaatattcacttttcatattctatataagaatatcccgcattacctcgttaaagctatacgtgctagatagactaacgagagctttataattaataataatattatttactatagctctaCGAAGAGTAAAAGGATTACTTAGAgcgtattagtattagaggtttacggaataattataagtattaacgttacttatactattttaattactttagaccttattactaaataacttaatgtTCTAAAGATCcctactatagtttatatagatttatacttactatataaatactttattaagctaagtattataaaagaaaagcgccttataataaatattatagtacttaggtaattatataaacgctacgagctctataagatccgttagattagtaataacgataacctagctaacgggtttataaagagtatattaaataagtcccTCGAACaattcgttaataaaggaattattatagttaagatagaaaaataggtaatacgtaattaaaatagtaatatactataggtagtaagttatttagcGAACGTATATACCTCTCGGGCTTTAGCTTAGAAAGAAACGTACGTATTTAGGGcataattaaactaataaaaagctcttttttaattacgctaaatTTAACGATTTCCGAggagtttaggtatatagattatatatattagaggattaaaaagtaattaaaaagaggggatactaaaatttttatataaataattataacagaagctatactaaaattttagtatacggctttaggtatttttaaatagagaattaactatagattttactactagttcttattagcggGGGACCTAGTCcctattctagccttttttattataaaagtaaaagattgctaatattagattacgaggtaaaaaaggggccctattaggtagttaggtaggggtagtaggtaggcagtctgggcccgtgcagacggacccttctacctacctatacctactgagggaccgcgggctctgcccacgatcttcccctcctatacacacgcaatagacctatactgacctattgacctagtcgcaacccaaaaggtctgacctgcctATGTGTATACTAACACTCTGCTTTAGTACCTACCATGAAGCCAGTGACATTGTGGAGGAAAATGATTGGCGTATTTCTAAAGCTGGGTCAGCTAGAACGAGGAAAAGCTCTGAGCTTAAGAGACTTACTCCTGGTTGCAAAGCCGAATAAACTGCGCGGCTTTGAGGGCCTCGTGTGGATGGATCACAGGAGTCTGGTTCGCCACAATGCCAGCACGAAACCCTTCATTGTATATGTATCAGTGAACCTTGTTTGTGAAAGGTGATTGGGTGATGAACAGCTCCTTACCGAGGATGTCCGCCCAAGCCGTCAGCATATTCGTTCCGTAGCTCGGCTTGAAGATAGCCATTCTGGAGTCATCAACAAGTCGGAGCAACACCTCGCGCATGTCGAATGGTTTACGAATGTCGGTGTTCACCAGATAGAGGAGATCATCGATAGAATACCGAGGAGGTACAGGGTCTGACGTATTGGGGAGTAGGCGACTGGGCTCCGGGGTGCGAAGTGTTGCAACCCATTCGCGAGCTTTTTGAATAGCATCAAACCTGTCATAATGGTGTCAGTTAGATGAAGACCTAAGCAAGATCGAGAGTTCCATACTCGTCCATCGCGATCTGATCAGCCAGTCCGGTTGTTGATGCATGAATCTTGGCCCCGCCCAGCTCTTCGGCAGTGACCACCTCGGAAGTGGCCATCTTCACTAGTGGAGGTCCTCCCAGAAACACTTGAGCCTGATTCTCCACGAAAATGGTGTAATCAGAAAGCGCAGGATGATAGGCGCCTCCAGCAGTTGAGGAGCCAAAGACAATGGCACACGAAGGTTTGCCTTGCTGAGATCGTATCGCTAGATCACAAAAGAGTTGGCTACCTTTATAgatgtcggattggaagtccaattcgaccgcggcatacagccgactgcgcaggggccaattaggggccctatttacgattatcgtagccagcctaacttacggttagaacctccttttttatacttactacgtagatatttatatagtttaattaatctctttattaactacggttcgaactaactaccctataataaagatactaatactaattagtaattaaactctattattataaatcggtaaggtatctcgttacgtaaaaaagacgaccttttaatactatataggataagagattcgtactaattaaccttatagaaataaataaaaaaagaggcaattctcgaatactatacagaattaagtaattatagccttttattacttacgagaggtcgatatttattatattaaactatgttaattaacggaactacttaagtaactagccttttactatcgccccgagtagcttttttattaaacgatttttctatagccggcctataattaaaaattaactagttaaattaataaaagtatagtataaaagagcactacgcgattaaaaaaggggatttttaaacgtaaatattcttatttaataataaaagtgaccctataggagttattaaactaagagatttatagtatataggaaagtttattattataaggatcttataggtacgaccttaagcccgcgatctaaacgacctttttatagttcccttaactaccccccgggtattatttaagaatataatataagggacggtttaacgagggaggaggggatttagaggtcctaacggtatcgagctaagagtattacggatcttagaaattaactaaagaagctatttagagattataaaaagtacgaggcttaggaggctaaaagtatataggatagcggaaattagtaactagtaaagatcctaagactaattattatatcttcttatagtaatataaacgtctactactattattattaaaaagaactattaaaacctacccttttttactaaacgaaaaggaggatcttaataagtacgatagctagcgatttagaaaagtaataataattactaaaaataataaaaacgagagtagtaacgagacggcgagaggaagcgggaatctcttagaccttaataaattcgttaagtagtaaaagtacggatttactacgacccgcgcgtagattaaatatatccttattaagattaaatacgctaataattactaat
The DNA window shown above is from Colletotrichum lupini chromosome 7, complete sequence and carries:
- a CDS encoding carboxyl transferase, with amino-acid sequence RLYAAVELDFQSDIYKGSQLFCDLAIRSQQGKPSCAIVFGSSTAGGAYHPALSDYTIFVENQAQVFLGGPPLVKMATSEVVTAEELGGAKIHASTTGLADQIAMDEFDAIQKAREWVATLRTPEPSRLLPNTSDPVPPRYSIDDLLYLVNTDIRKPFDMREVLLRLVDDSRMAIFKPSYGTNMLTAWADILGFRAGIVANQTPVIHPHEALKAAQFIRLCNQENTPIIFLHNVTGFMVGTKAEC